The genomic window ACATCAAACCATTAATTGAGCAGCTTCGTCGGTTTGATGCTGGTGGTCTCGTTGGAAAAACAGACTTTGACTTCTTTCCGGCTGATGTTGCTGAACAACTGGGTGCGAATGATCGAGTGGTATTGGCAAATGGTCGAGCGGTGCAAGTTCCAGAAACGATTGAAATAGACGGTGAGGAACGCTACTTTATGTCCTTCAAGTTTCCTTTCCAGGCTGCTTCTGGACAGCAAGTTTTGGCAGGAATTTCGATCGACATCACCGATCTTCAGCAAGTTCAAATTGCCTTACGTGAAAGTCAACTCCTCTACCAAACTTTGGCAGAAGCAATGCCTAACCATGTCTGGACACTCACAGCCGATGGCGAATTGGCATACGTGAACCAGCGGTGGCGAGAATCGTTTGGCATTACAACTGAGCAAGTGAACCAGGCTGGTTGGCAGATATTTACCCATCCTGATGATCTGCCCCGTTGTTTTGAGGATTGGGAAAAAATGCTGGCGGGTGATGCGATCGGTCAGGGGGAATACCGTCATCGGATGGCAGATGGCAGCTATCGCTGGTTTTTGAGCCGAGCCGTCATGATTAAAGACGAGCAGGGCAACCTACTGCAATGTATTGGCACCAGCACTGACATTGACGATCGCAAACGAATGGAAGATGCATTGCGCGAGAGCCAGGCACTCTATCAAACGCTTGCCGAAGCCCTACCAAGTTTAGTTTGGACGCTCACCCCAAATGGCACCCTCGATTATGCAAACCAGCGATGGCGAGAAGCTTTAGGTGTGACGATCAAGCAGGTGAATCAGGCTGGCTGGGACTTAATTGTGCATCCCGATGATCTGCCCTGCATTCGAGAGGATTGGGCGCAAATCCGGGCAGGTGCAACGGTCACAGAGCGGGAGTATCGGCATCGGATGGCAGATGGTAGCTATCGCTGGTTCCTGGCAAGAATGCTGGTGATTCGGAATGAGCAGGGACAGTTGCTCCAACTGGTGGGAGCCAGCACCGATATTGATCAACGCAAACGAATAGAAGATGCACTTCGCAGCAGTGAAGAGCGATTAGCACTCGCATCTCAAGCGGCTAAAGTGGGCACATTTGAATGGAACATTCAGACAAATGAGATTTTGTGGACGGCTGAAGAGGAAGCCCTTTATGGTCTACCACCTGGAAGCTTTGGGGGACAATTTGAGAATTGGCAGCAGGCAGTTCATCCAGACGATCGCGATCGGGCTGAACAAGACGTATTCGCGGCTGTGGCAAATAGGACTGATTTAAATACCGAATTTCGGGTCATCCATCCCGATGGGAGTCTCCATTGGCTCACTGCGAAAGGCAGAGTTTTCTACGACGCTGAGAACCGCCCGCTGCGTATGGTTGGCATGAATGAGGATATCAGCGATCGTAAACAGTTAGAGGTAGAGCGAGAACAATTGCTGCATCAGTTAGAAGCCAGCCTGGGGCAATTTGAAGCAGTGATCAATAGTATGTCAGAAGGTTTAGTGGTCAGCGATGCCGAGGGCAATGTGCTGTTGTTTAATCCAGCCGCACTCGTTTTGCATGAGTATGAATCGGTTGAGCAGGTGAAGCGGCACCTCCATGAGTTTTCCGATACTTTTGAACTCCGCGATTTACAAGGTCACTTCATTCCGCTAGAAGAATGGCCCCTTGCTGCCGTTTTGAAAGGTAAAACCTATCGAGATTATGAACTTCAGATTTGTCATCTAAATACGGATACAAGGTGGATTGGCAGCTATAGCGGCACTCCCGTCTATGACAAACAAGGACAGATGCTTCTGGCAATTCTCACAATGCATGACATCACCGATCGCAAGCAAGCCGAAGTTGAGCGGTTACAATTGCTGGAGCAGGAACGCAAAGCCCGAGAACAAGCAGAAGCAGCAAACCGTATCAAGGATGAGTTTCTGGCAGTGCTGTCTCACGAACTACGAACGCCACTCAACCCGATTTTGGGTTGGGCAAAGCTTTTACGCACTCGCAAGTTGGACTCAAAAGCAGCCGATCGGGCACTCGAAACGATTGAGCGCAATGCCAAACTTCAAGCTCAACTGGTTGAAGACCTGCTCGATGTCTCCCGGATTCTGCAAGGAAAAGTGAGATTAGATGCCTGTCCTATCAGTCTAGTTCGCCCAATTGAAGCAGCACTCGAAACAGTACGATTATCCGCAGAAGCAAAGGGCATTCAGATCCAAATGCGACTGGGTTCAGAGGTCGGGTTGGTCAACGGGGATGCCAATCGTCTTCAGCAAGTTGTGTGGAACCTGTTATCGAATGCGATCAAGTTCACGCCATCGGGGGGGCGAGTCGAGGTTCGACTAGAGCAAATAGGAAGCTCTGCTCAAATTCAAGTGAGCGATACAGGACAAGGTATCAGCCCTGATTTCCTGCCGTATGTCTTTGAATATTTTTGTCAAGCGGATAGCAGCGCGACTCGTCAGTTCGGCGGATTGGGACTGGGATTGGCGATCGTCGGTCATCTCGTGGAACTGCATGGCGGAACAGTAAAAGCAGAAAGCCCAGGTCACGGGATGGGCGCAACCTTTACGGTTCAACTACCGCTGATAATGTCGGCACAATCATTCAAGCCTTTTAGCCTTCCGGAAGAGTAACCCACAGAGACTTTTTGTTAAATATGGCAGCGGCAGAGGAGCAACTTGAGTGGCATTCACATTACCCAAGTTTACAATTACTGGTTTACTGCAAGAAGGAGCAAAATTGCTCATCTAGCGTGACCTCAATCATTTCTAGCCTCGTTGTTCGTTAAATTGAACTTGTAATTGAATCCGCATTTGTCTTGAATTGGTAGAAGTAACGCACCTATGGAATTGGATCCAGTGAATGCAAATCGCGATCGCTCTCAGCCACTAGAGACGTTGGCGCAGCTTCCGTTGCAGTCTCAAACCACTGAAGCACCATTTGCTGCTGTCGTGGAGAACATGGCGGAAGCATTTTTTGCACTCGACTTAACCGGATCTTGTACCTATCTCAACCAAACAGCAGAACACCTATTAGGAGCCGATCGCACTCGCCTGGTTCGCAAAACGGTGTGGGATATTTTCCAGGCTGATACCACGTCTCAACTTTATCAGCAGTGCCACCGGGTCATCATTGAGCATCTACCTGCGGAATTTAAAGAGTTTTATTCATCGTTAAATCGGTGGTTTGCAGTACGTCTCCTGCCTGCTTCAGGCGGTTTTTGGGCATATTTCCAGGACATTACCGAACCACAGAGAATGACAGCCGCTCTGCCAGGAGCAAGTTATTCTCCAGATGGCGATTCTCCAGATGACGAAAAACAAAGCGCTGTTGTCATGCAGGACAAACCGGAACGAAGACGGATTGAAAATGCTTTGTGGGAAAGAGAAGCCCAAATTATCAGCATTTTTCAGACCATTTCAGATGGAATTGTCATTCTTAACCAGACAGGGCAGATTGTTACTGCGAATCCGGCAGCAGAACAGATTTTAAGGCTCACTCATAGCGACCTGACTGGGCGAGTGTACAACGATCCATCCTGGTCAACTACAGCCGTGGATGGAAAGCCATTTCCTGAGGCAGAACTGCCGTTTGTGCAGGTGATGCGAACCGGGAAACCCGTTTATCGAGTCGAGCACGCGATCGCCCACACCGACGGTACAAAGATCATCCTCTCCATTAATGCGTCTCCATTGTTCGATGCAGAAGGGGACATTACCAGTGTCATTGCTGCCCTCAGCGATATTACAGAGCGTAAGCAGGTGAATGAAGAACGGGTGCGGCTGGTTCAAGAACAAACGGCTCGTACCCTTGCAGAAGCAGCCCAGCGGCGGTCAACCTTTTTGGCAGAAGTAAGTGAGATGCTGGCTTCCTCACTGGACTATGAGCAAACCCTGCAAAGCGTTGCCCAATTAGCAGTGCCCTATTTTGCAGACTGGTGCGCTGTTGATCTTTTGAATGAGGACGGTAGCATTAGCCGGGTTGCAGTGGCGCATTCCGTCTCCGAAAAGATGCAGTTGGGATGGGAGTTAGCGCAACGATTTCCCAGACATTTAGAGGATGGCTATGGCATTTCTCAGGTGGTGAAAACTGGACAAAGCGAAATTGCGATCGCCATTACTGATGAGCAATTAACGGCGGCAGTTCCAAACCTGGAGTATCTGGAAATCTTACGGGGATTGGGGTTAAAGTCATGTATTATTGCCCCCCTTCAAGCGCGTGGACGAGTGCTGGGCGCTGTTTCCTTTGTGTTTGCTGAATCAAATCGCCACTACAGCATGGAAGACCTGGGGTTGGCTGAAGACTTGGCGCGCCGAGCCGCGATCGCCATTGACAATGCCCACCTGTACCAGACAGTTCAGTTGTCAAAGCAAGCTGCTGAAACAGCCGCCGATCGCACTGCCCGTCTGCAAATGGTGACAGCTGCTCTCTCAGAATCCCTCACGCCCGAACAAGTGGTAGAGGTCATCGTTGAACAGAGCATGGCAACTTTAGGGGCGACGGCTGCATTGGTGGTTTTAGTCAGCAAAGATCAGACGGAACTCGAAATCGTCAAATCGATCGGATATACAGAAGACTTAGTGCAAGCTTGGCGCACTTTTCCGATCAATCTTGATGTCCCTTTGGCTGAGGCGATCCGCACTAGAGAGCCAATGTGGGTAGAAGCATTGTTAGACCGAATTGCTCGCTATCCCCATCTCGCTGAGGTTTACAGTCGTTATGACTTTGAATCTTGGATGGCTCTTCCCCTGGTTGTTGAGGGCAGATCAGTGGGTGGAATGTTGCTCAGCTTTATGAAATTTAAGCACCTGAGCCAAACCGATCGCGAGTTTATTCTTGCGCTCAGCCGTCAATGTGCTCAAGCCATTTTTCGGGCTCAATTATATGAGGCAGAACGGAGTGCCAGAGCCGACGCAGAACAGGCAAACCGGGTGAAGGACGAATTTTTAGCGGTGCTGTCCCACGAACTGCGATCGCCCCTCAACCCCATTTTGGGCTGGACTAAGATGCTGCGTACCGGACAATTGCAGCCTGACAGAGCCAATCAAGCATTATTAATCATTGAGCGCAACGCCAAACTTCAGGCACAACTGATCGAAGACCTGCTAGACATTTCTCGCATGTTGCGGGGCAAACTTAGCCTCAATATTGCCCCAGTTGACTTAACCACTGTGATTCAAGGCGCGATCGAAACCGTTGATCTCGCAGCCGCCGCTAAATTGATCCAGATTCAAACTGCATTGCAACCGCATCAGAAAACGTTGCTTGGAGATGCCAATCGGCTGCAACAAGTCCTGTGGAATCTCCTCTCAAATGCCATCAAATTCACACCAAACGATGGGCAGGTCGCGATTCGTTTAGAGGAAATGGATCACCAGATTCAGATCCAGGTTATTGATAATGGCAGAGGCATCGAGCCTGACTTCCTACCACATCTATTTGAATACTTTCGTCAAGCTGACAGTAGCATCACGCGTCATTTTGGCGGATTAGGATTGGGGCTGGCGATCGCCCGTCAAATTGTTGAGCTGCATGGCGGCACCATTCAGGCAGAAAGTCCGGGGAAAGGATTAGGAGCAACATTTACCGTTCGCTTGCCGATCGCAACTGCTGTCTCAGAAAGCGCTATCGCCCCAGAGTTGCCGACTCAAACAACAAATCTAACCGGATTGCAAGTTTTAATCGTGGACGATGAAGCCGATATGCGCGATCTGGCAGAATTCATCCTCCTGCAACAGGGTGCTCAGGTGACAGTAGCAAGGTCTGCGGCAGAAGCATTGTTAACGCTGTCTCAGTTTGTGCCTGATGTCTTGCTCTGTGATATTGGGATGCCAGAAATGGATGGATATGCCCTGATGCAACAGGTTCGAGGACGATCGCCCGAAGCAGGCGGAATGATACCTGCAATCGCCCTGACTGCCTATGCCGGAGAATACGATCGTCGTCAGGCACTCGCTGCTGGGTTCCAACGGCATATTTCTAAACCCGTAGCGCCAGAGGAATTAGTGAGAGCGATCGTTCAGGTTGCCAGACCCAGGTAGATGCAACTTTGAAGCTTGATATCTGGCTTTTGCAGTAGAGTTGAAGAGGATGTAGGGCTGAAACCCTCTCTCAAAACAAAATGCTGATGAACTTAGATAGACGCACCGGAACACTGCACAGCCAGAGAGATGGGTATTACCTGGAAGTAGATGGATTAAAGTATCGAATCTTTGATTTTGACTACAACACAGTTAAACCAGACGACAAGTATGGATCGGCTCAACTCTTTCAATATCAAAAAAGCATTGATGGATTTGATGGCTCTGTTTATGCAGGCAGTCTGAGAATCGAAGCTTCGCTGCCGTCGCTACCGTCACTACCGTCTTGATGCCTGTCTACAAGTTTCTATCAATCTCTCGATAGAACAGCCGTTTAACCCTCAAGCTTAAAATCCCGCTTAGAGAAAACTTCTAAACGGGACAGGCGATCGCTGCTCTTAACCAGATTCAGGCTCAACCTGCACCACTTGTTTGAGCCAGCCGAACAATTTATTTCAACTTTAGTTGACCAGGTTTAATTAACCAAAATTGACCGACAATCCTGCTTTCAATATTGCTTTCCTAGTCAGTGCGTCAGGTCTTGAGAATCGCCTAACCCTGAACATGAGTGCCCAAAATCTTTGCTAAACCTGGAACGGCTTCTTCTACGTCGTTCTTCACAGATTTGCGGAGTTTGTTGTAGGAAGAGCGCACAACTCCATTTTTTGTTTTTTCAATTTTGGCATCTGTGATGTTGAGCAACATATCAGCAGTTCGATCGCGATTTTGGATCAAGTGCTCAACTGGATTACCCGACTGAACCCCTTCATCCCAGATTGGGTCAAGTGCTGCAAGCGCTTCTGGCAACAGCCGATGAATCGCATTAGGAATGTAGCTCGGTTCAACACTCTTCACAACGCCATATGCCGCTTTTAGTGCCAGCCCAGAAATCCCGTTTTTTGCGGCAACTTGCTCGTCCATCAACTTGGCACAGTCTACTACCAGATTTGCTTGTGTGTTGATATCGCTAATCTTATCTCTGAGTCCCATAATTGATCCTTCTTAACGTCAGTGCCAACTACTGATTATTGACAAGCTTTAAGAAGATGCAACAGTTTCGCTCAATGTTTCGATGTTACTTAACAGAAGTATGAATTTTCCTTAACTTGAGCTGGAAGCTAGACCGCAAACTCGAGTTGTTCTTTATCCTTCGCGAAAAACACTCTTACAAACCTGCATATTCGATCGCATGTCAAGACTTGATGGTTGGATGAAATTTGATCAGCCGATCGACCCCCTGGAGTCCAGAAGCTCTAAAACAAAATTGCAGTGAGGCAAGCGATCATTCCAGAATGCGCGATCCCCAGAAACTCGCTCGGAAACTGGAGTTGAACTTGTGTCAAAGGACAGAATCACTGTCTACAGTAGAGATATGGTCAGTTGGGGGCAAAGTGGGGTGAAAATTACGGATGACATGAAGCTGAAGATATACCCTGCGGTGATTGGCGTCATGGGGGTTTGTCTGTTGACATTATTGGTTTCACGAATTGAGATCATTACCCCAACTCCACGTCGAGATGAGCTTCCAGTAGAGCCGCGCCTCTCTCCCTCACCCGTTGTTTCGCCCAGCCCGATCGCTTCAGCTTCCCCCAGTCCCACGCCAGCCAGCCCTGTTCCCGATCAACCAAGTGTCTCTTCGCCTGCTCCAGCCAACCTCAAAGGCAGTTTGCGCGTTGGCAATCAAACCACCTATCCGGTGCGCGTTGCCCTCCTCTTTCAACAGAAGCAAGCTGGCAAAGCTGCTCAGACGGAATCCTACCGTCAGCCTGTCCATTGGGACTTTGCTCCAGGGGAAGGAGGCGCAAAAGGGCTGCTCGTTTCGCTACCCGACGGCAATCTTCAGCTTCAGGCAGGGGATATTTTGGTGGCGTTTGCTCAGGATGGATCGCGCCGCTATTGGGGTCCTTATATCGTGGGCAAAACGGACTCACCCACCTGGGACAAGGCAACGCAGGAATGGGAGTTAATCTTAAACTAAGGAAATGCTTTCAGAGGAATGTGCAGTTGAAACCCCTGTTGTCGATCGCGCTTATTAGCTTATTCGGGCTATTTTTATTTGTCAGCCAACCTGCTTTTGCGGCTGATTTGGCGGCTGATCTGGTGAATGGTGAGGCAGTCTTTCAAACCCATTGTGTGGGCTGCCATATTCATGGCGGTAACATTGTGCGTCGGGGAAAGACGCTGAAATTAAAGGCACTGCAAAAGAACAAAATGGACTCGATCGCCGCAATTACTGAAATTGTTACCCACGGCAAGAACAATATGTCGGCTTATGGCGATCGCTTGAGCACACCAGAGATTCAAAATGTCGCTGCTTATGTGTTGGAGCAGGCACAGCAAGACTGGAAATCTTAGGAAGACAGCTCGGATTCAGTTTCAACAGCGATCGACTGGATCGTTGAAATATCGGCAATTTCAAGCAGGCTAGTTTCTGAGAGAAGCGGTGTCCCTAGTCCCTGCTCGGCTGTTGGTTCCCAGGATTTGCCCAGTTTGAACTTTTGCAGCAGTCGATCGCGTTGATTGATCAAATAAATGCTGACCAGCGTTAAAGCAACTCCCGCCCACTGGACTGGGTTTAACACCTCATTCAGAAATAGATTGCCAAATAGGAGCGCGAAGACGGGTGTGAGAAAAGTCAGCGAACTGAGGCTAGTCAAATTGCCGCTGGAAGCAAAGAAGAAAAACAAACCATAGGCGATCGCACTGCCAAAAATTGTCGAGTATGACAGAGCCAGCCAGTCTGATCCTTGAAGACTTTGCCACTGCTGTGTTTCAACCAGAGCAGAACCCAAAAAGAGCGGGATGCCCCCAAACACCATGTGCCAGCCTGTCGCAGCGATCGGATCAGCGTAACGGCAAACATAGCGCACCATGACCGTACCAACAGCCATTGATAAGGCAGCCAGCAGCATCAGCCATTGCCCGTTCTGCATCAGTTGCTCCAGCAGATTAACGCTGGTTTCATTCGTCAGTGAAACTCCCTGATGCAAAAGACCTAAAATCCACGCTTGCGGCAACCCGAGCAAGCTAATTCCCGCCACACCAAACGCGAGCCCGAGCCAGCCCCATAGCCCAATCTGTTCCTGAAACAGCCAGCGTGCCATCAGTGCGACTGCTAACGGCTGAGAATCAATCATCACTGACCCCAACCCTGCTCCGGTTCGCATCAATCCTTCTGCCAGAAACCCCTGAAACAATGTGCCATCTACTAAGCCAAACAGGGCAATCCAGAGCCAAGCCATCCAGCCCTGCGGTTGAGGCTTTTTGAGGGCGATCGCCGCCACCAGAATCAACAACCCTGCCGGAAATAGCCGTATCCCTGCCATAAAGAGCGGCGTGGTATGTGGGATTGTGCCCTTCATTGCAACCATTGCCGTTCCCCAGAGGAAGAAGGGCGCGATCAGCAAGATTGGCTTAAACGGGAGGCGGGATTCAGCGAGGTTTAGCTGCATGAAGAAGAAGGGGAATGTTTTGCAACGATCGGCTTCTCCATATTCTAATCAATATTGCGTTTTGTTAAGAAATCGCTCGTTTAAATTCTGCTGACATTTCTGCTGACGTTGAGGCTTCTGGGCAATGGGGTTGCGCGTGATCTCGCCTCCTCAATCCCTCAATTCTGGGGACTTTAAATCATCGAGGGTGAATCATTAGTGAGCAGTGGTGGCAGTTTGCTTTTCGGCAGTGGAACCCTGAGTGCCCAGTTGGATCAGTTCGACTTTATAGCCATCTGGATCTTCGACAAAAGCAATGACAGTTGAGCCATGCTTCATGGGTCCCGGTTCACGAACCACTTTGCCACCGCGATCGCGGATCAGGTTACAGGTTGCGTAGATATCATCCACACCGAGGGCGATATGCCCATAAGCATTGCCCAAATCATATTTTTCAGTCCCCCAGTTGTAGGTGAGTTCCAGTACCGCATGATCGGACTCGTCGCCGTAGCCCACAAACGCCAGGGTAAATTCGCCGCCGGGGTAATCCTTTCGACGCAGGAGTTCCATACCCAGAATTTCACAATAGAATTTGAGGGATTCTTCCAAGTTGCCAACACGCAACATTGTGTGCAGGAGTCGCATAGATCCTCTTTGTCGATCGATTAACTTCCCTTTCATTCTGAGGGAGTTTTGACAAGGCGTCCATCGGTCATCCAGATGATGGTATAAGGATGAAGACTATTAAATTATTGTTAAGCTTGCGGCTGAACCGCATCATGTATTTTGTAGGCGAAGGGAACCACAAATGATGGAAGCACTAGATACTGCCATCGAGAAGATAGCTGCTAGGGAGATTTTGGACTCACGCGGTCGTCCAACGATCGAAGCTGAGGTGACATTGGCGGGGGGTGCTGTGGGTCTGGCGCAAGTGCCGAGCGGAGCATCAACTGGCACATTCGAGGCGCATGAACTGCGAGACGGTGATCCCAGTCGCTATGGTGGGAAGGGCGTGCGGCGGGCAGTTGTAAATGTTGAAGAGAAGATTATTCCGGCACTCCGAGGCATGGATGCGCTGAATCAAATCCAGATCGATCGAATGATGATCAATTTGGATGGCTCCCCTAATAAGGCTAACCTGGGAGCAAACGCGATTCTGGCAGTCTCTCTGGCAACCTCGAAGGCGGCAGCGGAGGCGCTGGGTGTGCCGCTTTATCGTTATCTGGGTGGTCCTCTGGCAAATGTGCTACCTGTACCACTGATGAACGTGATTAATGGTGGCGCTCATGCTGCCAATAACGTGGACATTCAGGAATTTATGATTGTCCCTGTTGGCGCACCGACTTTTAGTGAAGCTTTGCGCTGGGGTGCAGAAGTGTTTGCATCGCTCAGTCAAGTCTTAGCAGACAAGAATCTGCTGACGGGTGTTGGTGACGAGGGTGGCTTTGCTCCCAACTTGCAGTCTAACCAGGAAGCTCTG from Trichocoleus sp. includes these protein-coding regions:
- a CDS encoding PAS domain-containing protein; its protein translation is MTDTEKTQEQLLDELARLRQQVCELEQREEQCRQQKQAVQQQLIQEQIARSQAEHSLQAVVSELNALQKKHYFVEKLTEISSELLYLFDAIEQHNVYLNARSLDLLGYSPEMVLAMGSDFIAQIMHPDDLVKMPAHFEQLTRSSDESFVELEYRMLHADGEWRWFSSRNTVFSRTADGNVHQILGAAQDITDRKTIEAELQESRSLFDSFMRHAPIAAYIKDEDGRYLYIKPLIEQLRRFDAGGLVGKTDFDFFPADVAEQLGANDRVVLANGRAVQVPETIEIDGEERYFMSFKFPFQAASGQQVLAGISIDITDLQQVQIALRESQLLYQTLAEAMPNHVWTLTADGELAYVNQRWRESFGITTEQVNQAGWQIFTHPDDLPRCFEDWEKMLAGDAIGQGEYRHRMADGSYRWFLSRAVMIKDEQGNLLQCIGTSTDIDDRKRMEDALRESQALYQTLAEALPSLVWTLTPNGTLDYANQRWREALGVTIKQVNQAGWDLIVHPDDLPCIREDWAQIRAGATVTEREYRHRMADGSYRWFLARMLVIRNEQGQLLQLVGASTDIDQRKRIEDALRSSEERLALASQAAKVGTFEWNIQTNEILWTAEEEALYGLPPGSFGGQFENWQQAVHPDDRDRAEQDVFAAVANRTDLNTEFRVIHPDGSLHWLTAKGRVFYDAENRPLRMVGMNEDISDRKQLEVEREQLLHQLEASLGQFEAVINSMSEGLVVSDAEGNVLLFNPAALVLHEYESVEQVKRHLHEFSDTFELRDLQGHFIPLEEWPLAAVLKGKTYRDYELQICHLNTDTRWIGSYSGTPVYDKQGQMLLAILTMHDITDRKQAEVERLQLLEQERKAREQAEAANRIKDEFLAVLSHELRTPLNPILGWAKLLRTRKLDSKAADRALETIERNAKLQAQLVEDLLDVSRILQGKVRLDACPISLVRPIEAALETVRLSAEAKGIQIQMRLGSEVGLVNGDANRLQQVVWNLLSNAIKFTPSGGRVEVRLEQIGSSAQIQVSDTGQGISPDFLPYVFEYFCQADSSATRQFGGLGLGLAIVGHLVELHGGTVKAESPGHGMGATFTVQLPLIMSAQSFKPFSLPEE
- a CDS encoding ATP-binding protein; protein product: MELDPVNANRDRSQPLETLAQLPLQSQTTEAPFAAVVENMAEAFFALDLTGSCTYLNQTAEHLLGADRTRLVRKTVWDIFQADTTSQLYQQCHRVIIEHLPAEFKEFYSSLNRWFAVRLLPASGGFWAYFQDITEPQRMTAALPGASYSPDGDSPDDEKQSAVVMQDKPERRRIENALWEREAQIISIFQTISDGIVILNQTGQIVTANPAAEQILRLTHSDLTGRVYNDPSWSTTAVDGKPFPEAELPFVQVMRTGKPVYRVEHAIAHTDGTKIILSINASPLFDAEGDITSVIAALSDITERKQVNEERVRLVQEQTARTLAEAAQRRSTFLAEVSEMLASSLDYEQTLQSVAQLAVPYFADWCAVDLLNEDGSISRVAVAHSVSEKMQLGWELAQRFPRHLEDGYGISQVVKTGQSEIAIAITDEQLTAAVPNLEYLEILRGLGLKSCIIAPLQARGRVLGAVSFVFAESNRHYSMEDLGLAEDLARRAAIAIDNAHLYQTVQLSKQAAETAADRTARLQMVTAALSESLTPEQVVEVIVEQSMATLGATAALVVLVSKDQTELEIVKSIGYTEDLVQAWRTFPINLDVPLAEAIRTREPMWVEALLDRIARYPHLAEVYSRYDFESWMALPLVVEGRSVGGMLLSFMKFKHLSQTDREFILALSRQCAQAIFRAQLYEAERSARADAEQANRVKDEFLAVLSHELRSPLNPILGWTKMLRTGQLQPDRANQALLIIERNAKLQAQLIEDLLDISRMLRGKLSLNIAPVDLTTVIQGAIETVDLAAAAKLIQIQTALQPHQKTLLGDANRLQQVLWNLLSNAIKFTPNDGQVAIRLEEMDHQIQIQVIDNGRGIEPDFLPHLFEYFRQADSSITRHFGGLGLGLAIARQIVELHGGTIQAESPGKGLGATFTVRLPIATAVSESAIAPELPTQTTNLTGLQVLIVDDEADMRDLAEFILLQQGAQVTVARSAAEALLTLSQFVPDVLLCDIGMPEMDGYALMQQVRGRSPEAGGMIPAIALTAYAGEYDRRQALAAGFQRHISKPVAPEELVRAIVQVARPR
- a CDS encoding c-type cytochrome; the protein is MKPLLSIALISLFGLFLFVSQPAFAADLAADLVNGEAVFQTHCVGCHIHGGNIVRRGKTLKLKALQKNKMDSIAAITEIVTHGKNNMSAYGDRLSTPEIQNVAAYVLEQAQQDWKS
- a CDS encoding EamA family transporter; the protein is MQLNLAESRLPFKPILLIAPFFLWGTAMVAMKGTIPHTTPLFMAGIRLFPAGLLILVAAIALKKPQPQGWMAWLWIALFGLVDGTLFQGFLAEGLMRTGAGLGSVMIDSQPLAVALMARWLFQEQIGLWGWLGLAFGVAGISLLGLPQAWILGLLHQGVSLTNETSVNLLEQLMQNGQWLMLLAALSMAVGTVMVRYVCRYADPIAATGWHMVFGGIPLFLGSALVETQQWQSLQGSDWLALSYSTIFGSAIAYGLFFFFASSGNLTSLSSLTFLTPVFALLFGNLFLNEVLNPVQWAGVALTLVSIYLINQRDRLLQKFKLGKSWEPTAEQGLGTPLLSETSLLEIADISTIQSIAVETESELSS
- the gloA gene encoding lactoylglutathione lyase, translated to MRLLHTMLRVGNLEESLKFYCEILGMELLRRKDYPGGEFTLAFVGYGDESDHAVLELTYNWGTEKYDLGNAYGHIALGVDDIYATCNLIRDRGGKVVREPGPMKHGSTVIAFVEDPDGYKVELIQLGTQGSTAEKQTATTAH
- the eno gene encoding phosphopyruvate hydratase: MMEALDTAIEKIAAREILDSRGRPTIEAEVTLAGGAVGLAQVPSGASTGTFEAHELRDGDPSRYGGKGVRRAVVNVEEKIIPALRGMDALNQIQIDRMMINLDGSPNKANLGANAILAVSLATSKAAAEALGVPLYRYLGGPLANVLPVPLMNVINGGAHAANNVDIQEFMIVPVGAPTFSEALRWGAEVFASLSQVLADKNLLTGVGDEGGFAPNLQSNQEALDLLVSAIETAGYKPGEQVALALDVAATELYRDGQYRYDGATHSASEMIDYLVSLVNQYPIISIEDGLAEDDWQNWKLLTEDLGNRIQLVGDDLFVTNPSRLQKGIDMDAANSILIKLNQIGSLTETLEAIDLAKRHSYTAVISHRSGETEDTTIADLAVATRAGQIKTGSLCRSERVAKYNRLLRIEAELGEQAVYAGTIGLGPLGNG